CCTgcgccggcgctgctgctgctgcggcagctgaagatgctgctgctgcggttgctgctgctgcggcggtgcAGTAGACGAGGATGGACGGCAGGAAGACTCGCAGCCTTTGGTGGCGGCGACCAGCGCTGTGGAGGACAGCACCTTCGCCTCATTGGCCATGCGCAGCTCCTTGAGTGCGAACTGATTAAGGGCTTCATCAAAGGTGATGTCCTTGGTGCCGGCGACGATGTCCTTGGTGTTGCTGAATTTGGGGTGAATACCCCGCAGCAAATTCAGCACCAAGGTGGGCTCGGCGACGGGATGACCAACTTCACGCAGGGCGTCGGCAGCTAGCTTCATCTTCTTGCCAAAATCCATGACGGAAAGATCACCCTGAGTCATGGAGTGGAAGTCCTCGCTCAGGAAGATGGCGCGGGGAGCCTTGTTGGCCTGAAACTTGTTGGAGATGGCAACCCAGAGCTCCCGCGCCGTCTGATTTTCAGCCATGGTGAAGTCAAGAACATCTTGAGAGACGGAGCCGTAAAGCCACGTGCGAATGCAGCAGTCAATCTGCTCCCAAGCGGGATCAGTGCGGCGAGGGGGAACGGAGCCGTCGATGTGATGAAGAAGCCCGAACTTGCCGCACATCGCCTTGAAGAAGGCCGACCACTTCCCGTAGTTGGCGCTGTGCAGTTCCAGTTCAAGGGGAACATGGGACTTGACAGAGATCGTGGCGTAGGGGTGGAGGAAGAGGGCGCCTGCTGATGTATCTGTGGCAGCAGGCATGGTGGGGGCGCCGGACGACGCTGAagtggcggaggaggtcgaCATGATTGCAGATGCAATCTGAGGAACCTGCGGCTGAAGAGATCAGGCTGCAGGGAGGAGCCACACGCAAGGTAGGCGGCGGCTGGTGTTGTGGAGCAGCGCTCTAGGGTAGGGCGCAGGGGGAGGAGGGGTGGCGCCGGCAGGGGGGTCCCTGATCGGCGGCTAGGGCAGGGAGAGGAGGTGTGGCGCCAACTGGGGAAGTCCCTGGTTGGCGGCTAGGGCAGCGGAAGGAGGGTGCACGGCAGGGGAGAGGGGCCccggactcgtgataccatgtagagaat
This portion of the Panicum virgatum strain AP13 chromosome 2N, P.virgatum_v5, whole genome shotgun sequence genome encodes:
- the LOC120662811 gene encoding uncharacterized protein LOC120662811, with translation MSTSSATSASSGAPTMPAATDTSAGALFLHPYATISVKSHVPLELELHSANYGKWSAFFKAMCGKFGLLHHIDGSVPPRRTDPAWEQIDCCIRTWLYGSVSQDVLDFTMAENQTARELWVAISNKFQANKAPRAIFLSEDFHSMTQGDLSVMDFGKKMKLAADALREVGHPVAEPTLVLNLLRGIHPKFSNTKDIVAGTKDITFDEALNQFALKELRMANEAKQQQRRRRKKGGNGSGGALQQQYQQQQPRGPTPTSPWVCFSPWGTPGGQGWSSVGGGGSWRGQGVLGPAPQQAYTAFAPLQFSTPPQQQQYQQPTQTWDQAGLIAALQQMQLQGSSPWVMDSGASTHMHSSDGPQHAARDSSLQ